In Euphorbia lathyris chromosome 2, ddEupLath1.1, whole genome shotgun sequence, the sequence CTAATTCCTCCTTCTTCTGCAACAGCTTTTGCAACATTCGCATTCACAGACAAATTTGCTATAGCCTACACAatttaacaaataaatatatattcaaGTGATATCGGCAAAGTCAGCTGAATATTAAGTTCCGATATTAGACTGAAAATCTGATGGTAGAGTATATACAACACAGTCATAAAACATGTGAGCTTATAGGGTACTCGATGAATCGGAAATACATTTAACATGATACGACATACAGCTACAATTACTGTCAATATACATCAGAATATGAAAGCACCTTAGCAGCCTCTGACTGAAGGCCTTCCCTCCAGGATTTGGCGAGGTCTAGAAGGAGGCGTACACCACCATCTCGCATAACAGCCTCGGCTCGTCCACAATCGATGCTAGCATTTTCATCATCGATGACCACAAAAGTTGCAAGACCTGTAGCTGCCCTCTCTTGAACATCCTCTTGTGAACTCTGCATTAAACTGAGTAAAACTGAAGCACCTTGCTTTAGCCAGAAGTCGTCCAAACCTTGTGGATTGATCTCCGCAGTACGCAAAAGTGTATGAGATAGGATCCACTCAAGCCAAATCATTATATCATCTTGGTTTTTGTCATTAGTCTTTGAATTCCTCCAATCCGAAAACACATTTTTCGTTGTCCTTGAGATTGTAGTATCGGCAAATAAAGAACTTAGTCCTTTGAAAATGTCGGTGAAAAGGGCAATAACTAATTTGCCTTTGTATCTATTTGCACTGAAGGTGGCATCTTCTTCGAGAACTGAACAATTCAATGCGCACAAAACCTTCAAGCTAGGAGATGATGATAACAACCTAGCAACAGCAGTTGGACCTATATCGGTTCGTGAAACATCCAAGCCAATCAGTTTAGGTAGCTTGTGCCAAAGATGTGAAATCACACCCCATTTCATATTCGAAGTCCCTGCAACGGATAGGAAGCGAACAGATACTACATTTCCCAATGCAACCTCATCGACGTTTAGGCAGTCCAAAAACCCAATATCAATCAAATTTGAACAGTGCTTGGCCAAGGCATTGATGGCATCAGCAGAAACATCCCTAATTCCAGATAGCCGAAGTTTCTTCAGATTAGAACAGCAAAAAGCTATTGCTCTGATAGCATCACTACTTATTCTCTCACAAAAGTCAGGCCCAAGTTGAAGGCTTTCAAGCAACTCGTGTCGAGCCACGATCACAGAAAACGTTGCATCTGTTATTTTCCTACAATAATCACCACTTATTTCACGCAAATTCCTCGCTTGAAGATGTATTACCGCATCAGCTGACTCTGCCCCACGAAACCTAAGTTTCTTAAGATGTACACATCTAGAAGCAAGTGAAGCTGCCATACCAGCATCACATTTATGGGCACGTAGATCCAACGAATTCCACAAGCATGGAGAAACACCTAGAGCCCTCCATGTCTTACATGTGGACGACATACTTGCCCGGTCACGATAATTCAGACACGAAAGTAGCTGAATTACAGTGTCATCAGGCAAAGTAGTCCAATCTACAGCCTCATTGCTATCAGAACACGAAACCTCATCTTCAATTTCAGGAAAGCAAGGCAAAACCACCTTATCTACACCCTTCTTCGCCACTTTACGCCGCACCCTACGACTCATCTCTCAATCAAATCAGAAAGAACCAGGTACTTATTATACCTACAGACAGACCTCAAACACCTAAATCCTATCAAcagagaagaaaggaaaagcaaTACCCATCAACACCTACCTTGACCTTGATACCTAAAAACCTGAAATCAATGCTGTTTCACCTCAAAAACCCCAATCCATCAACCAGTGATACAATTGCGCATATAAATCACACGGCAACAAGGATTTTTAATCTCTATATAGTCGAACAAGCAGTTAAGTTACAAATGCATTGCAGAGAAAGCAATCAAGCCTTCTCAAACCTGGTAACTCGAGCTTTCTGAGCTTCCGCGTAAACCCTCAAATCTTAAAGCTTCCGGATTAAATCAGTTGCCTTCCAAGGAACTGCAAAAGAAGAAGCGTCAATGAAGCTTCAATAGATTATAAGAAAACACCAACAATGATAGAATAGAAAACTCATAAAACCTCGGAAACAATTCAGGCGTGGCTAATACAGGTAATGAGAAACAAACCCTCAAAACATTAATCTTTCCTCCaatttctttcttcctttctttttgaTTATTGTTTGGGCAACAAATGTAAGAGACGAAGGGAAGAGATGTGTCTCTCTGTGTAATTGCGAAAAGGAGAAAGAAAGGAACTTTGGGGTTAGAATTACTGCATTGAGGCTGTGAGGGGTTCAAAGAGAAAGACGGTATGAAACTACAGCTCATAAGGAAGTATCAGCGGCCATCACCTCCATGGCACAATAGAATTTCTAattttcaatttaataaaaattaattaactaatttgtctatataaacaaaattaattaatcttaatctcttaaaattgatttttctttactttctagattttttgtttttgtctaACTAACAAAAATATGCAATTACATTacattcttttttttctttccatccCGAGATGCGGGATCGTGCGGCCATTGATTCCAACTAGGAAATAAAGTCAGAACCAGCCTATCCGACTCGATTTTTAGAGCTTTGTAGGTATTTCTAGTGATGATATTTGCAGAGCTATCCATGTCATGAATACCCTTAGGACGATAAAGTTCTTTGTAACTATCTCAATGATCAAAGTTTCCTCATTTGGACCTATTTTTCAAAACAATCGAACGAGAACTCAAAGTTAGACTCTTAAATCTTATGATTGTCTTCGTAGACCATTTTCCTCTTTGTTGAATGATCTCTTTGTAGTCCTCCATTAATCACATTCATGACGCCCCGAGGAGCGCGTTCTGCAACCGGTGACTTCTTTGATTCAGTAGCAGGTGCCTTTGATGGCTTCTTAAGGAAGCAGTCTAATGTTCCCCTTTCTTCCATTTTATCTAGCTCGATTGCCAATTTCCTGCGTCTTTGGTGTTATGACACTCGCTCTTGTGGAAGCCACAATATGCTCTATTCTACGACGCCTGGTCGTTTCAATTAATTTTGGGGGTATTCAATGTGTCGCTTGCTCTACCTAGTATAGCACATCCTTCCTCGTGGCATGGAGAGACGtgaagttacattatgttaattttcaatttaataaaattaattaactaatttctctatataaacaaaattaattaatcttaatctcttaaaattgatttttctttactttctagattttttgtttttgtctaACTAACAAAAATATGGAATTACATTACATCCTTTTTTCTTTCCATCCTGGGATACTACTTAATAAAGGACCGTGCGACCACTGATTCCAACAAGAAGATAAGGTCGGAACCAGCCTATCCGATTCGATTTTTAGAGCTTTGTAGGCATTTCTAATGATGATATTTACAGAGATATTCATGCCATGAACACCCTTAGACAATAAAGTTCTCGGTAACTATCTCAATAATCAAAGCATCCTCATGAACTTGTTTGGACATGTTTTTCGAAACAATCGAACGAAAACTCAAAGTTAGACTTTTAAAGCCTCTGCTTGTCTTCATTAGGCCCTTTTCCTCTTTGTTGAACGATCTCTTTGTGGTCCTCCATTAATCACATTCATAACACCCCGAGAAGCGTGTTCCGCAACCGGTGACTTCTTTCATTCGGTAGCAGGTGCCTTTGATGGCTTCTTAAGGATGCAGTCTAATATTCCCCTTTCTTCCATTTTATCCAGCTCAATTGCCAATTTCATGCATCTTTGGTGTTATGCTCTGTTCTACGACGTCTGGTTGTTTCAATTTTGGAGGTACTTGATGTGTTGCTTGCTCTTTTCTATCTAGTATAGCATCTCCTTCCTAGTGGCATGGAGAGGTGTGAAGTTACATTATgttgatttttaatttaataaaattaattaactaatttctctaataaaaaaattaattaatcttaacctcttaaaattgatttttctttactttttagattttttatttttgtctaACTAACAAAAATATGCAATTACATtacattcttttttctttccatcCTGAGATGCTACTTAATAAAGGGATCGTGTGGCCACTAATTCCAAAACAGGAAATAAGGTCAGAACTAATCTATCCAAATCGATTTTTAGAGCTTTGTAGGCATTTTTAGTGATGATATTTACATAGCTACCCATGTCATGAACATCCTTAAGACAATAAAGCTTTCAGTGACTATCTCAATGATCAAAGCATCCTCGTGAGCTTGCTTAGGCATGTTTTCCAAACAGCGAACGAAAACTCAGAGTTAGACTCTTGAAGCCTCTACATATCTTAATATGCATTTTCCTCTTTGATGAGCGATCTCCTTGTGGTCCTCCGTTAATCACATTGATAACACCCTGAGGTGCACATTCTACAATTGGTGACTTCGTTCGTTTAGTAGCAAGTGCCTTTCATGACTTCCTAAAGAAGTACTCTAATATTCCCCTTTATACCATTTTATCCAGCTCGATTTCCAATTGCATGCGATCTTCCATGTTATGACCATCGCTCTTGTGGAAGTCACAATATGCTCTATTGCTACAGCGCCTAATCATTTCAACTTTAGGAGGTATTCAATTAATATGTTGCTTGCTCTTTTCTAACAATATAACACCTCCTTCCTCGtggcattgagaggtgtgaagctACACTCTGGTTGTTCCTTCTACCTTTTATGATCTATGTCGCTGTCTCCCTTGTGGTGGTGTTTCTGGTTGTTATCCGGGCCAGGGGTACAGCCTCAAGACTGAGGTGCCTGATTTGTATAATGGTCTTTTGGAACCGTTCTACCCAGGCTCACATGCTTTTTTGAGTTTATGTACCAAGTAGTTGAGATCTTAGATTGTTTTCCTTTCGAGTCTTGAAGTAATAAAGTGTTAAGAAAACTTGTCTGTCATCTGGTTGAAACTTGTGGTTGATCTGACAGGTAGATGCTCGTACCAATAGGAGGCTACCTCTTTTACGGTAGTTAGGAGGAGGCGGCACATAATGGTGTTGGTGGGCGTAGTAGTTCCAAGAGCCCTTCTAAAGTTCTTCACATGAGTTGTTGGATCCTCGACCCCATTATATTTCTCTAAGGAGGGGTATTTAAAACCTCTCGACATAGGCTCAAGCAAGATGGAGGTACACAATAGGGAGCTATTATATGTCACCTCTACCATATAGGCACCTATACTTACATCTGTCATATCAATCTCCAGCTTCCTTCAAAAGATCTTCGTCGTTGATTCCTTTTGCACAAGGCTCTGGTCATCTTCATTAGCGGGAGGATGTGCACTGGTGAGTTGTCCATCAGTCTCTAAGAGATATTGGTATAGCCTTCATTCTATCTCGCTAGTGTTTTTCTCGAGATCCATATATTGTAGAGCTTTTCAGTGCCTTACTCGTACCCTATGTGGAGACTGATTTATTTGGGCATCTCTAAGCCTTACACTTTTGTGTTGGAGACTTCTACACATCTGAACGTTTGTGTGATTTACGATGGTCTGCGAAGGACTCAAATTATTTTCTAGGCTTTGTTTGGTATGACGGGGAGTTAGATCTAGCCACATCTTCCTATGGCAGTCGTGGGGGAGTGATCTTCCCCGTATGAATCATTTCAACTGCTCTCATTGTAGGAGGAAAAGAGCGATCGTGAGTGAATGTTTCGGCGTTTGTGAGGAGTTCGTTATTTCTCTCTTAATCTCTTATTTATATTTTCTCACAAAGATTCTAGTGAAATATTCTTCCTACGAGGGAAGCTACAAACAGTGTGTTGCCTGGTAGAGCATATGATACAGTCTTTCTTTTTTTCCAACCTAATGGCTTCCTCAAAAGCGTCCAACTTTTCTTGAAACTCTGCCATTGCTGCTACATTCATGTTAGTGGCCTCTTGCATAATGCTCTTGTTATAGAGGAGTTATTTAGTTATACAGTCCATGAATTCCCTATTTGAAGGGTCCAGTGAACCTATGCATTCCTCGATATGCTTATTATGGTCTAAAGTGATTTAGAAGAGGCTTAGTGGATTGACATTAGTGTTTAAGGGTGTCTTGAACTCATGGATTAGGCATGAGGATGATGGATCTTTTGTGTTATTTTGCTGAGTCATAGTTGTGATTTTGTTCAATCCACCCTCACTGCACCAATTGGATACTAGTATATTTGTGTGGTAGTGCCCTAATGACATTGAAAACTCTTTATATGCCT encodes:
- the LOC136216558 gene encoding protein ARABIDILLO 1-like; its protein translation is MSRRVRRKVAKKGVDKVVLPCFPEIEDEVSCSDSNEAVDWTTLPDDTVIQLLSCLNYRDRASMSSTCKTWRALGVSPCLWNSLDLRAHKCDAGMAASLASRCVHLKKLRFRGAESADAVIHLQARNLREISGDYCRKITDATFSVIVARHELLESLQLGPDFCERISSDAIRAIAFCCSNLKKLRLSGIRDVSADAINALAKHCSNLIDIGFLDCLNVDEVALGNVVSVRFLSVAGTSNMKWGVISHLWHKLPKLIGLDVSRTDIGPTAVARLLSSSPSLKVLCALNCSVLEEDATFSANRYKGKLVIALFTDIFKGLSSLFADTTISRTTKNVFSDWRNSKTNDKNQDDIMIWLEWILSHTLLRTAEINPQGLDDFWLKQGASVLLSLMQSSQEDVQERAATGLATFVVIDDENASIDCGRAEAVMRDGGVRLLLDLAKSWREGLQSEAAKAIANLSVNANVAKAVAEEGGISILAGLARSMNRLVAEEAAGGLWNLSVGEEHKGAIAEAGGVKALVDLIFKWSSGGDGVLERAAGALANLAADDKCSMEVALAGGVHALVMLARNCKFEGVQEQAARALANLAAHGDSNTNNAAVGQEAGALEALVQLTRSLHEGVRQEAAGALWNLSFDDRNREAIAAAGGVEALVALAQSCSNASPGLQERAAGALWGLSVSEANSIAIGREGGVPPLIALARSDAEDVHETAAGALWNLAFNPGNALRIVEEGGVPALVHLCSSSASKMARFMAALALAYMFDGRMDEFALIGTSTESTSKSVSLDGARRMALKNIEVFVLTFSDQQTFTVAAASSAPAALTQVTERARIQEAGHLRCSGAEIGRFVAMLRNTSSILKACAAFALLQFTIPGGRHAMHHASLMQNAGAARVVRAAAAAATAPLEAKIFARIVLRNLEHHKIEAAI